One window of the Rhodothermales bacterium genome contains the following:
- a CDS encoding aldo/keto reductase, producing the protein MTNRLILGTAQFGLPYGMGSGRQTPLQTVSRILRLAWESGVTQLDTAIAYGTAESALGEVGVRNWDVTTKLPELDLNRPLEGQVYRLIEGSLRRVRLDKFKCVLLHRPLQLMKPNGEQLYSALLKLRDDDICDSVGVSIYNPVELNLLSKKYPIGVVQGPLSVVDRRLADAGWTASCSTEFQARSVFLQGLLLRDSTARPPSFDRWAKELRPFDEWARGVGAGLAEACLGHVLSYPNVSRVVVGIESLEQLQSALRAASNPKRAPENIAIRDETFLDPRLWP; encoded by the coding sequence GTGACCAACCGATTGATATTGGGCACCGCGCAGTTTGGCCTCCCTTATGGAATGGGGTCAGGAAGACAGACCCCACTCCAAACTGTCTCTAGAATTCTCAGGCTCGCTTGGGAATCGGGAGTCACTCAACTCGACACTGCCATTGCCTATGGAACTGCCGAATCCGCCTTGGGGGAGGTTGGCGTAAGGAACTGGGACGTAACCACAAAACTCCCAGAGCTCGACCTTAATCGTCCGCTCGAAGGTCAGGTGTACAGACTGATCGAGGGCTCGTTGCGCCGTGTCCGGTTAGACAAATTTAAGTGCGTACTCCTTCACCGCCCATTGCAGTTGATGAAGCCAAACGGCGAGCAACTGTATAGCGCGTTATTGAAGCTTCGAGACGATGACATTTGCGATTCGGTTGGGGTATCCATTTACAATCCAGTCGAGCTGAACCTCCTCAGCAAGAAATACCCGATAGGTGTCGTTCAAGGCCCGCTTAGCGTCGTGGATCGGAGACTTGCCGACGCAGGCTGGACTGCCAGTTGCTCCACCGAGTTTCAGGCGAGATCAGTTTTCCTCCAGGGACTCTTGCTTCGGGACTCCACGGCGAGACCCCCAAGCTTCGACCGGTGGGCAAAGGAACTACGACCCTTCGATGAATGGGCACGAGGGGTTGGTGCTGGACTCGCAGAGGCCTGCTTAGGGCACGTGTTAAGCTACCCCAATGTATCGAGAGTCGTTGTTGGGATTGAGTCCTTGGAGCAACTCCAGTCTGCGCTCAGGGCAGCCTCAAATCCGAAACGTGCTCCCGAAAACATCGCAATTAGGGATGAGACTTTTCTTGATCCCAGACTTTGGCCGTAG
- the wecB gene encoding UDP-N-acetylglucosamine 2-epimerase (non-hydrolyzing): MKRLKIATVVGTRPEIIRLSRVLAALDRHCEHVLIHTGQNYDYELNQVFFDDLGIRSPDHFLESAIHGGSPAETVGRVIAGSDRVFRTERPDAVLVLGDTNSCMAVYPAKRLKIPIFHMEAGNRCFDRRVPEETNRRIVDHTADVNLTYSHIAREYLLREGLDPDRVIKTGSPMREVLDHYAPQIKSSQILSVLGLQETGYFVVSAHREENIDSDRNFRQLVELLEVLSQTYLLPIIVSTHPRTKKRFDQSGFTLPTQVRLLKPLGFFDYVALQQASKAVLSDSGTITEESSILNFPALNIREAHERPEGMEEAAVMMVGLNCQRVIQALRVLEAQGRLASRSVLPVTDYTSPNVSDKVVRIIHSYTDYVKRVVWKEYS, translated from the coding sequence ATGAAGAGACTCAAGATCGCTACCGTTGTCGGCACCCGGCCCGAGATCATCAGGCTTTCGCGGGTGCTGGCCGCTCTTGACCGCCATTGCGAACACGTCTTGATCCATACGGGGCAGAACTATGACTATGAGCTGAATCAAGTATTCTTTGACGACTTGGGAATCCGCAGTCCGGACCACTTCCTGGAGAGCGCAATCCACGGAGGGAGTCCGGCGGAGACGGTTGGACGGGTAATCGCAGGCAGCGACCGCGTCTTCAGGACCGAGAGGCCCGATGCGGTTCTGGTGCTTGGCGACACAAACAGCTGTATGGCTGTATACCCGGCGAAGCGCCTGAAAATCCCAATCTTTCACATGGAGGCGGGAAATCGGTGTTTTGATCGACGCGTCCCCGAGGAGACGAATCGGCGGATCGTGGACCATACGGCGGACGTAAACCTCACCTACAGCCATATCGCCAGGGAATACCTGCTTCGAGAGGGATTAGACCCGGACAGAGTTATTAAGACCGGTAGCCCGATGCGTGAGGTCCTCGATCATTATGCTCCCCAAATCAAGTCCTCTCAGATTCTATCGGTGCTTGGACTTCAAGAGACTGGGTACTTTGTAGTCAGCGCCCACAGGGAAGAGAATATTGACAGTGACCGAAATTTTCGTCAATTGGTCGAGCTTCTAGAAGTGTTGAGCCAGACCTATTTGCTACCCATCATTGTTTCGACACACCCCAGGACGAAGAAACGATTTGACCAGTCCGGCTTCACCCTTCCAACCCAGGTCCGGCTCCTGAAGCCTCTAGGCTTTTTCGACTACGTCGCCCTTCAACAGGCGTCCAAAGCTGTGCTGTCAGATAGTGGCACCATCACCGAGGAGTCGTCGATACTGAACTTCCCTGCTCTGAACATTAGAGAAGCTCACGAACGCCCGGAAGGCATGGAAGAGGCAGCGGTCATGATGGTGGGCCTCAATTGCCAGAGGGTCATCCAGGCTCTTCGCGTGCTTGAGGCTCAGGGGAGGTTAGCTTCACGCAGCGTCCTGCCCGTCACAGATTACACATCTCCAAACGTCTCGGACAAGGTGGTGCGAATCATTCACAGCTACACAGACTATGTGAAGCGGGTCGTGTGGAAGGAATATTCTTGA
- the pseC gene encoding UDP-4-amino-4,6-dideoxy-N-acetyl-beta-L-altrosamine transaminase has protein sequence MSEAMIPYGRQSISEGDIQAVINVLQSDFLTQGPIVPKFERAVADYCQALHGVAANSATSALHIACLALNVRPGDYVWTSPITFVASANCAAYCGAHIDFVDVDPETGNLSVPALTQKLISAEREGVLPKVVIPVHLSGEPCDMEALWQLGQRYGFHIVEDASHAIGARHKSSPVGSCIFSDITVFSFHPVKIITTAEGGLAVTNDADLARRMQLFRTHGITKEVSEMSLPSPMPWYYEQVCLGFNYRMTDVQAALGLSQLNRLDKFVEKRLQVAAIYDRLLGDHVDVPRRDPANRSAMHLYIVRVEDRDGVFRGMRAAGVGVNVHYIPVYKQPWYQRLGAYAELPGAEKFYARCLSIPMFPSITSLQQAQVATALIDLVP, from the coding sequence GTGTCTGAAGCCATGATCCCATATGGTCGCCAGTCGATCTCTGAAGGTGATATCCAGGCCGTGATAAACGTCCTGCAATCGGACTTTCTCACCCAGGGACCAATTGTACCAAAATTTGAGAGGGCTGTCGCGGATTACTGCCAGGCCTTACACGGGGTTGCAGCTAACAGTGCGACTAGCGCGCTACACATCGCCTGTCTGGCCCTAAATGTCCGACCAGGCGATTATGTCTGGACAAGTCCGATCACTTTCGTAGCCTCCGCCAACTGCGCCGCGTACTGCGGCGCGCATATCGATTTTGTTGATGTTGACCCGGAGACGGGAAACCTTTCCGTTCCTGCCCTAACCCAGAAGCTCATTTCCGCCGAAAGGGAAGGGGTTCTGCCCAAGGTGGTTATTCCGGTCCATCTTTCGGGGGAGCCCTGTGACATGGAGGCTCTGTGGCAATTGGGTCAGAGGTATGGGTTTCACATCGTTGAAGACGCCTCCCACGCCATCGGTGCACGCCACAAGTCAAGCCCTGTCGGGTCCTGCATTTTTAGCGACATCACCGTGTTTTCCTTCCATCCGGTGAAGATCATTACCACCGCCGAGGGCGGACTCGCGGTGACAAACGACGCAGATTTAGCGCGCAGAATGCAGCTATTCCGTACGCATGGCATAACTAAGGAGGTGTCTGAAATGTCACTCCCCTCTCCTATGCCGTGGTACTACGAACAAGTCTGCCTAGGCTTTAATTATCGCATGACGGATGTGCAGGCAGCGCTTGGTTTGTCACAACTCAACAGACTTGACAAGTTCGTAGAAAAAAGGCTACAGGTTGCTGCAATCTATGACCGGCTCTTAGGGGATCATGTCGATGTGCCTAGACGTGATCCTGCGAATAGGTCAGCAATGCACCTTTATATTGTCCGCGTTGAAGACCGTGACGGGGTCTTTCGGGGCATGCGTGCCGCAGGAGTCGGAGTAAATGTGCACTATATCCCGGTTTATAAGCAGCCGTGGTATCAGCGGTTGGGAGCGTACGCCGAACTCCCGGGGGCCGAGAAGTTCTACGCCCGGTGTCTGAGCATTCCGATGTTTCCCTCGATCACATCCCTTCAGCAGGCGCAGGTAGCAACTGCGCTAATCGACCTCGTACCCTAA
- a CDS encoding NAD-dependent epimerase/dehydratase family protein, with product MTRIGITGANGFLGTHLRNVLGLAGKEFELVDFDRAWFDAPRQLDDFVRGVDAIVHLAALNRHHDPDEIFNTNTGITRSLIDSLLRTGETPHVLISSSVQEFRPGRYGDSKRESRLMLADWAKASGANFTGLVIPNLYGPFGHPRYNSVVATFCSQVSRGQEVTVENDPEIDFLYVGSLAERIVAILRARTNEPFLRIEAEHSVRISELKGQIEEIRHTYQEGGAMPRLRSQFDRWLFLTYQCYMPLGECFPKALSSHSDERGSFVEVLRARIDGQVSFSTTNPGITRGNHYHTRKTERFAVIKGVAEVAIRQIGTDQRLVFRLDATTPSFVDMPIWHTHNITNVGEEPLYTVFWISEEYDPTDPDTYFEVV from the coding sequence ATGACCCGAATTGGAATCACCGGCGCCAACGGTTTCTTAGGCACACACCTAAGGAATGTGCTCGGCTTGGCTGGAAAGGAATTCGAGTTGGTCGACTTTGATCGAGCATGGTTCGATGCCCCGCGCCAGCTTGACGATTTCGTGAGAGGCGTCGATGCAATCGTCCACCTAGCCGCCCTGAATCGACACCATGACCCCGACGAAATCTTCAATACGAACACTGGAATTACCCGAAGCCTGATCGATTCCTTGCTCCGCACGGGAGAAACTCCCCATGTTCTGATATCCTCCTCAGTCCAGGAATTCCGCCCCGGCCGCTACGGTGACTCAAAGAGAGAGTCACGTCTCATGCTCGCAGATTGGGCGAAGGCTAGCGGAGCTAACTTCACAGGCCTGGTGATCCCAAACCTCTACGGCCCGTTTGGACACCCTCGTTATAATTCCGTTGTCGCGACGTTCTGCAGTCAGGTGTCGCGGGGACAGGAGGTCACGGTCGAGAACGATCCGGAGATCGATTTTCTTTACGTAGGCAGCCTTGCTGAGCGCATCGTGGCCATCCTGCGTGCACGTACGAACGAACCGTTTCTCAGGATCGAGGCCGAGCACAGCGTCCGTATTTCCGAACTGAAGGGGCAAATCGAAGAAATCCGGCACACGTATCAAGAGGGCGGGGCGATGCCACGGTTGAGGAGCCAGTTCGACCGTTGGCTCTTCCTCACCTATCAGTGTTACATGCCACTTGGTGAGTGCTTCCCAAAAGCCCTTTCCTCTCACTCAGATGAGCGAGGCTCGTTTGTTGAGGTGCTCCGGGCCAGAATCGACGGCCAAGTTTCGTTCTCAACCACAAACCCGGGGATCACGCGGGGAAACCACTACCATACCCGAAAGACTGAACGTTTCGCCGTGATAAAGGGAGTCGCTGAAGTGGCCATCCGCCAAATTGGAACAGACCAAAGATTGGTGTTCCGGCTGGATGCGACGACACCATCATTTGTGGACATGCCAATATGGCACACCCACAATATCACCAACGTGGGCGAAGAACCGCTCTACACCGTATTCTGGATCAGCGAGGAATACGACCCCACAGATCCGGACACTTACTTTGAGGTGGTATGA
- a CDS encoding ATP-binding cassette domain-containing protein, with amino-acid sequence MLLGLSLAGAVAELATLGAVIPFIGFLSDPTSAVESPLVATALGLLGWSEGDSAIVPMTIIFFAVVVVAAGIRLGLAWASVHFAREVGYELGAKIYEQMLYQPYLFHVSKNTSEIIASVSKVDGVIRGVLTPALDMTVATILSTFILGGLFAIEFKLTGLAAGLFGLIYVAVGGLSRSMLARNAKIIGQSQTLRVKYMQEGLGGIRDILLDGSQLVHKARFANAHLAYNRAISQNNLWSQTPRYVVEALGIGVIAGLAVLIAQRDGGLATALPALAALALGAQRLLPLFQRIYAAWSTIKGNRGNIDDVAVLLDTALPEEIAAQGDPLLFPFTKNISLRELGFRYASDLPFVLRSIDLQISKGQRIGIVGETGCGKSTLLDLVMGLLTPSTGKILVDGKPLDAAALPHWQARIAHVPQTIFLTDASIESNIAFAEPPERIDRERVVEAARRARIHDFIQGLPEQYSTEVGERGVRISGGQRQRIGIARALYRKADVLILDEATSALDSSTEESVMEGIDALGANITVFMVAHRLSTLRNCDLMVHMLPGGLASVEQTNSNQTAQF; translated from the coding sequence ATGTTACTGGGACTGTCTCTGGCGGGGGCGGTTGCTGAGCTAGCAACACTTGGCGCGGTAATTCCGTTCATCGGGTTTCTTTCGGACCCAACTTCCGCCGTGGAGAGCCCCCTGGTTGCGACCGCGCTAGGGTTGCTCGGGTGGTCGGAGGGGGATTCGGCGATCGTACCCATGACGATCATATTCTTCGCGGTCGTGGTTGTCGCGGCCGGTATTCGGCTCGGCCTTGCTTGGGCGAGCGTCCATTTCGCGCGGGAGGTGGGGTACGAGTTAGGGGCGAAGATTTACGAACAGATGTTGTATCAGCCCTACTTATTCCACGTCTCGAAGAATACGAGCGAAATCATCGCTTCCGTCTCAAAGGTGGATGGAGTCATCCGGGGCGTCCTCACCCCCGCACTCGACATGACCGTGGCCACGATTCTCTCAACGTTTATCCTGGGCGGGCTCTTCGCCATCGAGTTCAAGCTGACCGGGCTAGCGGCCGGTCTCTTCGGACTCATATATGTGGCCGTAGGGGGACTGTCTCGATCCATGTTAGCACGGAACGCGAAGATAATTGGACAGAGCCAGACCCTGCGTGTGAAGTATATGCAGGAGGGCCTCGGAGGCATCCGTGACATCCTCCTTGATGGAAGCCAGCTTGTACACAAAGCGAGGTTCGCCAATGCCCACCTTGCCTACAACCGGGCAATTTCGCAGAACAATCTCTGGAGCCAGACACCACGATATGTCGTCGAGGCCCTCGGCATCGGGGTCATCGCCGGTTTGGCGGTGCTCATCGCCCAGCGAGACGGAGGGCTCGCTACGGCATTGCCGGCCTTGGCGGCCCTCGCCCTCGGCGCCCAGCGGCTGCTGCCGCTGTTTCAGCGCATTTATGCGGCCTGGAGTACGATCAAGGGAAACCGAGGGAATATTGATGATGTCGCCGTTCTCCTTGACACTGCTCTGCCCGAAGAGATTGCGGCACAAGGGGACCCCCTGCTGTTCCCATTTACGAAGAACATTTCTTTGCGCGAGCTCGGCTTTCGGTATGCCTCTGACCTGCCATTCGTCCTCAGATCCATCGACCTCCAGATCAGCAAGGGCCAGAGGATTGGGATTGTCGGCGAAACTGGATGCGGCAAGAGCACCTTGCTGGACCTCGTAATGGGTCTCTTAACCCCTTCGACTGGCAAGATTCTGGTGGACGGAAAGCCGTTGGATGCTGCAGCGCTGCCGCATTGGCAGGCAAGAATCGCCCATGTCCCGCAGACGATATTTCTCACTGATGCTAGCATTGAATCCAACATCGCGTTCGCAGAGCCGCCAGAGAGAATCGATCGCGAGCGCGTTGTTGAGGCTGCCCGACGTGCTCGTATTCACGACTTTATTCAAGGATTGCCCGAGCAGTACAGCACCGAAGTTGGCGAAAGGGGTGTCAGAATCTCCGGCGGCCAACGTCAGAGAATTGGGATCGCACGTGCACTTTACCGCAAGGCCGACGTCCTGATTCTCGACGAGGCGACGAGTGCCCTTGACAGTTCGACCGAAGAATCAGTCATGGAGGGCATCGATGCCTTGGGCGCGAACATCACGGTGTTCATGGTAGCGCACAGGCTGTCAACCCTGCGAAACTGTGACTTAATGGTCCACATGCTACCTGGCGGACTCGCCTCCGTGGAGCAAACGAACTCGAATCAAACGGCCCAGTTTTGA
- a CDS encoding O-antigen ligase family protein encodes MPEYRRWALALYACSLNLESLVPESALGSFSLAKGTGFLYLLSLFPDYGTYLLGRAEAYFWTPLLLFVALFVGSNLANAGSSSVSVLPGVLLLNIAVFVLVLNHLSLDKRAFQWALRGFVLGALIVSVLMVVGVGTSLNADMRLSVFGANENEMGMKLASALAIVGASLAGVGGRMRIHPIAAVGFSGLLLWALVLTGSRSALVVLIAGLLVLGLPRSSTHNRGGLDGSRRQILISLLLLASTLVVVLQSGTLLERLAEIATDGDAGGRLALWVLVLPVIADNWLLGIGATGFSAWSQDLFGATINPHNVLLEVAIYVGALGLLVFGVFLWRVGRAAWEKWSYHGDAVGMVLLSSVAVLLAGNQLLGVKTGWLFLALAAGSHHAQVPQATSTHNQTNQLRTNINTRQPNG; translated from the coding sequence TTGCCTGAATATCGTCGCTGGGCGCTGGCACTCTATGCCTGCTCCCTGAACTTGGAGTCCTTGGTGCCTGAGTCAGCCTTGGGGTCCTTCTCGCTAGCCAAAGGGACAGGCTTTCTCTATCTCCTGTCCCTATTCCCCGACTACGGGACCTACTTGCTGGGCCGTGCGGAGGCGTACTTCTGGACGCCCCTGTTGCTTTTTGTAGCGCTCTTTGTCGGCTCTAATCTAGCAAACGCTGGTAGCTCTAGCGTCTCTGTTCTCCCTGGAGTGTTGTTACTCAACATAGCGGTCTTCGTGCTGGTGCTAAACCACCTATCTCTTGATAAGCGGGCCTTTCAATGGGCGCTCCGAGGGTTTGTGCTTGGGGCTTTGATTGTGTCGGTACTCATGGTGGTTGGGGTCGGCACCAGCCTTAATGCTGACATGCGCCTCAGTGTTTTCGGCGCAAACGAGAACGAAATGGGGATGAAGCTGGCATCGGCTTTGGCGATCGTTGGAGCCTCGCTGGCGGGTGTGGGTGGCCGCATGCGGATTCACCCAATAGCGGCGGTTGGATTCTCGGGTCTTCTGCTTTGGGCTTTAGTCTTGACCGGGTCCCGATCAGCACTAGTCGTGCTAATCGCCGGTCTACTTGTCCTCGGACTTCCCAGATCTTCAACACATAATCGCGGCGGACTCGACGGTAGTCGGCGACAAATACTCATCTCACTGCTGTTGTTGGCGAGCACCCTCGTGGTTGTACTGCAGTCTGGGACTTTGCTTGAACGCCTAGCGGAAATTGCTACCGACGGCGATGCAGGCGGTCGACTGGCGCTGTGGGTGCTTGTCCTCCCGGTGATTGCCGACAACTGGCTCCTCGGAATTGGCGCGACCGGATTTTCGGCGTGGTCCCAAGATCTATTTGGAGCCACAATTAATCCACACAACGTCCTTCTTGAAGTCGCGATCTACGTGGGAGCCCTAGGACTGCTGGTTTTTGGGGTTTTTCTCTGGAGGGTAGGGCGAGCCGCCTGGGAAAAATGGAGCTACCATGGAGATGCCGTTGGAATGGTGTTGCTGAGTTCCGTCGCCGTGCTGCTAGCTGGGAATCAGCTCCTGGGAGTCAAGACTGGGTGGCTTTTCCTTGCCCTTGCTGCCGGCAGTCATCACGCCCAAGTCCCACAGGCGACATCGACTCACAACCAGACAAATCAGCTCCGAACGAATATCAATACCCGGCAGCCGAATGGGTGA
- a CDS encoding GDP-mannose 4,6-dehydratase produces the protein MAEGQVLVTGAAGFIGFHLCRRLLSAGFRVKGIDNLNSYYDPALKLARLDILQQQSKFDFQRLDISDRRSTSRLSDTGFDAVVHLAAQAGVRYSLDHPDAYVDSNLVGFANVLELVRAVRPAHFVFASSSSVYGNSREVPFSTRDRVDHPVSIYAATKKANELLAHSYAHLFSVPTTGLRFFTVYGPWGRPDMAYYSFASAILAGRPIKLFNHGDLRRDFTYVDDVIEGVVRILPTPPRGASGTPGVRSETAAPFRVFNIGRSQPVKLLSFVETLEAALGRVAIKKYVAMQPGDVVETFADVSGLESEINYRPKIELEEGISRFVDWYLTYHGISRG, from the coding sequence ATGGCAGAAGGTCAAGTGCTTGTTACAGGAGCTGCAGGCTTCATCGGCTTTCATCTTTGCCGACGCCTCTTGTCAGCTGGCTTTCGAGTGAAAGGAATAGACAATCTGAATTCATACTACGATCCGGCGCTCAAGCTGGCTCGCCTAGACATCCTGCAGCAGCAATCCAAGTTCGATTTCCAGCGGCTGGATATTTCAGACAGGCGCTCGACTTCCCGACTTTCTGACACCGGATTCGACGCCGTGGTTCATCTGGCTGCCCAAGCGGGGGTTCGTTACTCGCTTGACCACCCTGACGCATATGTTGACAGCAATCTGGTCGGATTCGCGAACGTCTTGGAATTGGTCCGAGCGGTCCGGCCCGCGCACTTCGTATTTGCTTCCTCGTCCTCTGTGTACGGCAACAGCCGTGAAGTACCCTTTTCGACTCGAGACCGGGTGGACCACCCGGTTTCCATCTATGCGGCAACGAAGAAGGCTAACGAACTACTAGCTCATTCCTACGCACACCTTTTCTCGGTCCCGACAACCGGATTGAGGTTTTTCACCGTCTACGGCCCCTGGGGACGTCCAGATATGGCCTACTACAGTTTTGCGAGCGCCATCCTCGCGGGACGCCCCATCAAACTCTTCAACCACGGAGATCTGAGAAGGGACTTCACGTATGTAGATGACGTGATTGAGGGTGTTGTGAGGATTCTCCCTACCCCTCCACGGGGAGCTAGCGGAACGCCTGGCGTTCGCAGCGAGACAGCTGCGCCATTCCGGGTTTTCAACATCGGGCGCTCCCAGCCGGTCAAGCTTCTAAGTTTCGTCGAAACGCTGGAAGCGGCACTTGGCCGGGTTGCAATAAAAAAGTATGTCGCCATGCAGCCCGGGGATGTTGTAGAGACCTTTGCGGATGTTTCTGGGCTTGAATCGGAGATAAACTATCGACCCAAGATCGAGCTTGAGGAAGGCATCAGTCGCTTCGTCGATTGGTACCTGACGTACCACGGCATCTCCCGAGGATAG
- the pseB gene encoding UDP-N-acetylglucosamine 4,6-dehydratase (inverting), whose protein sequence is MIQDRSILITGGTGSFGKAFVRRLLKQNPDIPRLVIYSRDELKQYEMSLEFPPERYPGIRYFIGDVRDKDRLRRALEGIDTVVHAAALKQVPAAEYNPFEAIKTNVLGAQNLIDSCLEVGVSKVVALSTDKAAAPINLYGATKLCSDKLFTAAGNIRGQRDIRLSVVRYGNVMGSRGSVIPFFLKLRSSGVLPITDPEMTRFNISLAEGVDMVLWAHETMRGGEIFVPKIPSYRITDVATAVAPNCEQSIIGVRPGEKIHEEMITASDSFYTVDLGDYFAILPVAGRLNPDDYASEMGGSRVPPGFAYDSESNKDFLSVAQLRVLIREHVDPTFRV, encoded by the coding sequence ATGATCCAAGATCGAAGTATTCTGATTACAGGAGGGACAGGTTCCTTCGGAAAAGCGTTTGTTAGGAGGCTGCTGAAGCAGAATCCCGACATACCCCGACTCGTCATTTACAGTCGCGACGAACTCAAACAGTACGAAATGTCGCTCGAGTTCCCGCCAGAGCGATACCCCGGAATCAGGTATTTCATAGGCGACGTTCGAGACAAAGACCGTTTGCGTCGAGCTCTTGAGGGGATAGACACCGTCGTGCATGCCGCTGCACTCAAACAGGTGCCTGCGGCAGAGTACAACCCTTTCGAAGCAATCAAAACCAATGTTCTTGGGGCGCAAAACCTGATTGACAGCTGCCTGGAAGTTGGCGTCTCCAAGGTTGTGGCGTTGTCGACGGATAAGGCCGCGGCCCCAATCAATCTCTACGGTGCCACGAAGCTCTGTTCTGACAAACTCTTTACCGCGGCCGGCAACATTCGAGGCCAGCGTGATATCCGGCTAAGCGTGGTGAGGTACGGCAACGTCATGGGTAGTCGGGGGTCAGTCATTCCGTTCTTTCTCAAGCTTCGGTCTTCGGGGGTTTTGCCGATTACCGATCCCGAAATGACAAGGTTCAACATTAGCCTGGCCGAGGGCGTCGACATGGTCCTGTGGGCACATGAGACCATGAGAGGCGGCGAAATCTTCGTGCCAAAGATCCCCAGCTATCGAATCACTGATGTCGCGACCGCTGTTGCGCCAAACTGTGAGCAGTCGATCATAGGTGTCCGTCCGGGTGAAAAGATCCACGAGGAGATGATCACAGCTAGTGACTCCTTCTACACAGTCGACCTCGGGGACTACTTCGCGATTTTGCCGGTCGCCGGAAGGTTGAATCCCGACGACTACGCATCCGAAATGGGCGGATCGCGAGTGCCCCCTGGGTTCGCATACGACAGCGAATCAAACAAAGACTTCCTGTCAGTAGCGCAGCTGAGAGTCCTAATTAGAGAGCACGTCGACCCGACCTTTCGTGTCTGA
- a CDS encoding SDR family oxidoreductase produces the protein MPDQALRYQAELPSQWLVTGASGFIGSHLVEHLLSLGRNVVGLDNFETGSRRNLTEVQHNVGPEAWARFSFIEGDIRSLDDCRSACAGAEVILHQAALGSVPRSLNDPIRTNSANIDGFLNMLVAARDEGVRRFVYAASSSTYGDHPGLPKVEATIGAPLSPYAVTKLVNELYADVFWKAYRLSSVGLRYFNVFGPRQNPAGAYAAVIPRWIEAMISGEPVFINGDGKTSRDFCFVDNVVQANLRAATADGIGSEVFNVAVGDRTELNELFTLIRDILSVHGVVYPLEPTYREFREGDVRHSQAEISKAVNLLGYVPEFTAAQGLARTVPTYLVEDA, from the coding sequence ATGCCCGACCAGGCCCTTAGGTATCAAGCAGAGTTGCCTTCACAGTGGCTAGTCACGGGCGCCAGCGGTTTCATAGGCTCCCATCTGGTCGAGCATCTTCTGTCACTCGGCCGAAATGTTGTCGGGCTCGACAACTTTGAGACTGGTTCGAGGCGGAATCTGACTGAAGTGCAGCATAACGTCGGCCCAGAGGCTTGGGCCCGGTTCTCGTTTATAGAAGGCGACATCCGCTCCCTAGATGACTGTAGGTCGGCCTGTGCCGGAGCCGAAGTGATCTTGCATCAGGCAGCCCTAGGGTCCGTTCCTAGATCCCTGAACGATCCAATCCGCACGAATTCCGCAAACATAGATGGATTCCTCAACATGCTTGTTGCCGCGCGTGATGAGGGAGTACGGAGGTTCGTTTACGCGGCATCTAGTTCCACATACGGCGATCACCCTGGTCTTCCCAAGGTAGAGGCGACAATTGGTGCCCCCCTTTCGCCATATGCCGTGACCAAGCTCGTAAATGAACTCTATGCCGACGTCTTCTGGAAGGCCTACCGGCTCTCTAGTGTAGGCCTTAGGTATTTCAATGTTTTCGGACCGAGGCAGAATCCGGCGGGCGCGTACGCGGCCGTGATCCCTCGATGGATCGAAGCCATGATTTCCGGCGAGCCGGTCTTTATCAACGGAGACGGCAAGACGAGTCGAGATTTCTGTTTTGTCGATAATGTTGTTCAGGCGAACCTGAGGGCAGCCACCGCCGATGGGATAGGATCGGAGGTCTTCAACGTGGCAGTAGGCGATAGAACCGAGCTGAACGAGCTGTTCACGCTCATTCGAGACATCCTGTCGGTCCACGGGGTAGTTTATCCACTTGAGCCAACCTACAGGGAATTTAGAGAGGGGGACGTAAGGCACTCGCAAGCCGAGATAAGCAAGGCGGTCAACCTTCTAGGCTATGTACCCGAGTTCACCGCAGCTCAGGGCTTGGCGCGGACGGTGCCAACCTACCTAGTGGAAGACGCTTGA